Proteins from a genomic interval of Caulobacter sp. NIBR1757:
- a CDS encoding valine--tRNA ligase — MLEKTFDPKTVEPRLYAAWEQSGAFAPTDNPNAEPFSIVIPPPNVTGSLHIGHALNNTLQDVLIRFQRMRGKAALWLPGTDHAGIATQMVVERQLAEAGNMGRRDMGRDAFIAKVWEWKAESGGTIVNQLRRLGASCDWSRERFTLDEGLSAAVRKVFVQLHKEGLIYRDKRLVNWDPHFQTAISDLEVEQKEVDGAYWHFAYPLEDGSGEIVVATTRPETMLGDTAVAVHPDDERYKGLVGKMVRLPIVGRLIPIVADEYADPEKGSGAVKITPAHDFNDFQVGKRHGLEAINILDAYGKINENAPEEFRGHDRFAARKMIIEQFEALELLRGIEKTRHQVPHGDRSGVVIEPWLTDQWYVDAETLAKPAIKAVEDGKTVFSPKNWEKTYFEWMRNIQPWCISRQLWWGHRIPAWYGPDGQIFVEETEEAAQARADAHYGQPTALSQDEDVLDTWFSSGLWPFSTLGWPEKTSDLERFYPTHTLVTGFDIIFFWVARMMMMGLHFTGEVPFQRVVINALVRDQTGAKMSKSKGNVMDPLVLIDQYGCDAVRFTLTAMSGQARDIKLSEQRIEGYRNFGTKLWNATRFAQMNGCVRVEGFDPGAAEQTLAKWIRGETAKTAAEVTAALEACAYDEVANALYRFIWNVFCDWYLELAKPILNGADEAAKAEIQATTAWVLDQCLLLLHPVMPFITEELWEKTAEEGPARAGFLMTEPWPDYPADYIDATAEAEIGWVVALVSEVRSLRAEMNVPPGARVPLTLAGAGDEAAARLDRHRDLILSLGRLQSADLGEAPAGSVPFVIGEATGSLAVADFIDLAAEKARLTKEIAGLDADIERVNRKLGNPDFLAKAKEEVIEENRTKLADAEAAKAKLGAALKRLEGVS, encoded by the coding sequence ATGCTTGAGAAGACCTTCGACCCGAAAACCGTCGAGCCGCGCCTGTACGCGGCCTGGGAACAGTCGGGCGCCTTTGCGCCGACCGATAACCCGAACGCCGAGCCGTTCAGCATCGTCATCCCGCCGCCCAATGTCACCGGCAGCCTGCACATCGGCCATGCGCTGAACAACACCCTGCAGGACGTGCTGATCCGCTTCCAGCGCATGCGCGGCAAGGCGGCTCTTTGGCTGCCCGGGACCGACCATGCCGGCATCGCCACCCAGATGGTCGTCGAGCGCCAGCTGGCCGAGGCCGGCAACATGGGCCGCCGCGACATGGGCCGCGACGCCTTCATCGCCAAGGTCTGGGAATGGAAGGCGGAAAGTGGCGGCACGATCGTCAACCAGCTGCGCCGCCTGGGCGCCAGCTGCGACTGGTCGCGTGAGCGCTTCACCCTCGACGAGGGCCTGTCCGCCGCCGTCCGCAAGGTCTTCGTCCAGCTGCACAAAGAGGGGCTGATCTATCGCGACAAGCGCCTGGTCAACTGGGACCCCCACTTCCAGACCGCCATCTCCGACCTCGAGGTCGAGCAGAAGGAGGTCGACGGCGCCTACTGGCATTTCGCCTATCCGCTGGAGGATGGCTCGGGCGAGATCGTCGTCGCCACGACGCGGCCGGAGACCATGCTGGGCGACACCGCTGTCGCGGTTCACCCGGACGACGAGCGCTACAAGGGTCTGGTCGGCAAGATGGTCCGGCTGCCGATCGTCGGCCGCCTGATCCCGATCGTCGCCGATGAGTACGCCGATCCAGAGAAGGGCAGTGGGGCGGTCAAGATCACGCCGGCGCACGATTTCAACGACTTCCAGGTCGGCAAACGGCACGGGCTTGAGGCGATCAACATCCTCGACGCCTACGGCAAGATCAACGAGAACGCCCCGGAGGAATTCCGAGGTCACGACCGTTTCGCCGCCCGCAAAATGATCATTGAGCAATTCGAGGCGCTCGAACTGCTGCGCGGCATCGAAAAGACCCGCCACCAGGTTCCCCACGGCGACCGGTCCGGCGTCGTGATCGAGCCCTGGCTGACGGACCAGTGGTACGTTGACGCCGAGACGCTGGCCAAGCCGGCGATCAAGGCCGTCGAGGACGGCAAGACCGTCTTCTCGCCGAAGAACTGGGAGAAGACCTACTTCGAGTGGATGCGGAACATCCAGCCCTGGTGCATTTCGCGCCAGCTGTGGTGGGGGCATCGCATCCCCGCCTGGTACGGGCCGGATGGCCAAATCTTCGTTGAGGAGACAGAGGAGGCGGCCCAGGCCAGGGCGGACGCGCACTATGGTCAGCCAACAGCGCTGAGCCAGGACGAAGATGTCCTCGACACCTGGTTCTCGTCCGGCCTGTGGCCCTTCTCGACGCTGGGCTGGCCGGAGAAGACCTCGGACCTCGAGCGCTTCTATCCCACCCACACCCTGGTCACCGGCTTCGACATCATCTTCTTCTGGGTCGCCCGGATGATGATGATGGGCCTGCACTTCACGGGCGAGGTCCCGTTCCAGCGGGTGGTCATCAACGCCCTGGTCCGCGACCAGACCGGCGCCAAGATGAGCAAGTCCAAGGGCAACGTCATGGATCCGCTGGTCCTCATCGACCAGTACGGCTGCGATGCGGTCCGCTTCACCCTGACCGCCATGTCGGGCCAGGCGCGGGACATCAAGCTCTCCGAGCAACGCATTGAAGGCTATCGCAATTTCGGCACCAAGCTGTGGAACGCCACCCGCTTTGCGCAGATGAACGGCTGCGTCCGCGTCGAGGGTTTCGACCCCGGCGCGGCCGAACAGACGCTTGCCAAGTGGATCCGAGGCGAGACGGCGAAGACGGCGGCGGAAGTCACCGCGGCGCTGGAGGCCTGCGCCTATGACGAGGTCGCGAACGCCCTCTACCGCTTCATCTGGAACGTCTTCTGCGACTGGTACCTGGAGCTGGCCAAGCCGATCCTCAACGGCGCGGATGAGGCGGCCAAGGCCGAGATCCAGGCGACCACCGCCTGGGTCCTCGACCAGTGCCTGCTGCTGCTGCACCCGGTCATGCCCTTCATCACCGAAGAGCTGTGGGAGAAGACGGCCGAGGAAGGCCCGGCCCGCGCCGGCTTCCTGATGACCGAGCCATGGCCTGACTACCCGGCCGACTACATCGATGCGACGGCCGAGGCCGAGATCGGTTGGGTCGTCGCGCTGGTCAGCGAGGTGCGTTCGCTGCGCGCCGAGATGAACGTTCCGCCCGGCGCCCGCGTGCCGCTGACCCTGGCCGGGGCCGGCGATGAGGCGGCGGCCCGCCTGGACCGCCACCGCGACCTGATCCTCAGCCTGGGTCGCCTGCAGAGCGCCGACCTGGGCGAGGCGCCGGCCGGCTCGGTGCCGTTCGTGATCGGCGAGGCCACCGGTTCGCTGGCGGTCGCCGACTTCATCGATCTGGCCGCCGAAAAGGCCCGCCTGACCAAGGAGATCGCCGGCCTTGATGCCGACATCGAACGGGTCAACCGCAAGCTGGGCAATCCCGACTTCCTGGCCAAGGCCAAGGAAGAGGTGATCGAGGAAAACCGCACCAAGCTGGCCGACGCCGAAGCGGCAAAGGCCAAGCTGGGCGCGGCGCTGAAGCGGCTGGAAGGCGTCAGCTAG
- a CDS encoding YHS domain-containing (seleno)protein: protein MTPTLAAAAKPAVYTPALNNVAVGGYDTVAYFTQGKPVVGTDAFKTDWNGATWKFSSAANLAKFKANPKAYAPQFGGYCAWAVAQNYTAKGDPRNWKIVGGKLYLNYNDDIQAKWSKDIPGFIAKGNANWPKVLGQ from the coding sequence ATGACCCCCACCCTCGCCGCCGCCGCCAAGCCGGCCGTCTACACACCGGCCCTCAACAACGTGGCAGTCGGCGGCTACGACACCGTCGCCTATTTTACCCAGGGAAAACCCGTCGTCGGAACCGACGCCTTTAAAACCGACTGGAACGGCGCGACCTGGAAGTTCAGCTCGGCCGCCAACCTGGCGAAATTCAAGGCCAATCCGAAGGCCTATGCCCCGCAGTTCGGCGGCTACTGCGCCTGGGCCGTGGCCCAGAACTACACGGCCAAGGGCGATCCCCGGAACTGGAAGATCGTCGGCGGCAAGCTGTACCTGAACTACAACGACGACATTCAGGCCAAGTGGTCCAAGGACATCCCCGGCTTCATCGCCAAGGGCAACGCCAACTGGCCGAAGGTGCTGGGACAATGA
- a CDS encoding carboxymuconolactone decarboxylase family protein yields the protein MADFTLHSRATAPFASKPFLEQAQKAVGYVPALAAQMAESPQLLEGYFALSAIFAKSSFTPAEQQLVLLAVSVEHDSHYCTPAHAHRARAAALPEADIRSIRDRRSLPDPRLEALRAFTVRMVRERGFLSDAEIAAFTAAGFTRAQALDVVLAVGLKTLSNYVNHLAETPLDPPFANDAQVA from the coding sequence ATGGCCGATTTCACACTCCACAGCCGCGCGACCGCCCCCTTCGCCTCCAAGCCCTTCCTGGAGCAGGCGCAGAAGGCCGTCGGCTACGTCCCCGCCCTCGCCGCCCAGATGGCCGAAAGCCCCCAGCTGCTCGAGGGCTACTTCGCCCTCTCCGCCATCTTCGCCAAGTCGAGCTTCACGCCCGCCGAACAGCAGTTGGTCCTTCTCGCCGTTTCGGTCGAGCATGACAGCCACTACTGCACCCCGGCCCACGCCCACCGGGCCCGCGCCGCCGCCCTGCCGGAGGCCGACATCCGGTCGATCCGCGACCGTCGCTCCCTGCCCGACCCGCGCCTCGAAGCCCTGCGCGCCTTCACGGTCCGCATGGTCCGCGAGCGCGGCTTCCTCTCCGACGCCGAGATCGCCGCCTTCACCGCCGCCGGCTTCACCCGCGCCCAGGCGCTGGATGTCGTCCTCGCCGTCGGCCTCAAGACCCTGAGCAACTACGTCAACCACCTGGCCGAAACACCGTTGGACCCCCCGTTCGCCAACGACGCCCAGGTCGCCTGA
- a CDS encoding LysR family transcriptional regulator: MDRLTALRLFLRVAETGSFSRAAAEAGVGQSVASRAVATLESELGGRLMNRTTRSLALTEAGQRVLEHARTMVAESEAMEAAVRGAEREPVGLLRVSASVAFTRAELAPVAGDFLAAFPRMRLDLMARDDRVDLIAEGVDLALRLGALEDSRLTARWLGRYPRIVVAAPGLETAHGAVASPADLAACPTISLTSSAFPTRWPLANGREKAEVEISPVIRTANGDVLADLARAGLGAALAPGFLVKADLEAGRLVRLLPGWSAPPLDLSAVWHGRGLPRKARVFLDFIAARLGVN, translated from the coding sequence ATGGACCGCCTCACCGCCCTGCGCCTGTTCCTGAGGGTTGCCGAAACCGGCAGCTTCAGCCGCGCCGCCGCCGAGGCCGGGGTCGGCCAGTCGGTGGCCAGCCGCGCGGTGGCGACCCTGGAGAGCGAGCTTGGCGGTCGGCTGATGAACCGCACCACCCGCAGCCTGGCGCTGACCGAGGCCGGGCAAAGGGTGCTCGAACATGCCCGGACCATGGTCGCCGAGTCCGAGGCGATGGAGGCGGCGGTGCGCGGCGCCGAGCGCGAGCCAGTGGGCCTGTTGCGGGTCTCTGCCTCGGTGGCCTTCACCCGGGCGGAGCTGGCGCCGGTGGCGGGCGATTTCCTGGCCGCCTTTCCGCGAATGCGGCTGGACCTGATGGCCCGTGACGACCGGGTGGATCTGATCGCCGAGGGTGTCGACCTGGCCCTGCGGCTGGGCGCCCTGGAGGACAGCCGGCTGACGGCGCGTTGGCTGGGCCGCTATCCCCGTATCGTCGTGGCGGCGCCGGGCCTCGAGACGGCGCACGGCGCGGTGGCCTCGCCGGCTGATCTGGCGGCCTGTCCGACGATCAGCCTGACATCGTCGGCCTTTCCGACCCGCTGGCCGCTGGCCAACGGCCGGGAGAAGGCGGAGGTCGAGATCAGTCCAGTCATCCGCACCGCCAACGGCGATGTCCTCGCCGATCTGGCGCGCGCCGGTCTCGGCGCCGCCCTGGCCCCGGGCTTTCTGGTCAAGGCCGACCTGGAAGCCGGCCGCCTGGTCCGCCTGCTGCCCGGCTGGAGCGCGCCGCCCCTCGACCTGTCGGCCGTCTGGCACGGGCGCGGCCTGCCGCGAAAGGCCCGGGTGTTTCTCGACTTCATCGCCGCGCGGCTGGGCGTGAACTGA
- a CDS encoding class I adenylate-forming enzyme family protein — MTDAAASTWPAMSIQQAHALLTAPGAPCEMEEVVIRGIPTRTWKNVPATLRDTLVAARAHGEKIFLVHENERVSFEAFYRAVVTFAEALKEKGISKGDRVAIVMRNLPEWPVAFYAAMSLGAIVTPLNAWWTGAELEYGLTDSGTKVAVMDVERFDRLAEHLPNCPDLQHVFVSRMTDENQHPYVSKIEEVLGEPNSWKDLAEIPLCDVELGPEDDATIFYTSGTTGKPKGALATHRNINSNIMSSASSAARSFLRRGEQPPAPDPDAPQKAMMISVPFFHATGCFAVLNPVMFGGGKIVMMRKWDAELAMQLIEREKVTAAGGVPTIAWQLIEHPAREKYDLSSLESVSYGGAPSAPELVRKIKETWPKSAPGNGWGMTETSATATQHGAEDYEHRPTSCGPAVAVTDLKIMSVEGDRELPVGEVGELWCKGPQVVKGYWNKPEATAQTFVDGWVKTGDLARLDEEGFCYIIDRAKDMLIRGGENIYCIEVENVLYDHPAVMDAALVGLPHKQLGEEPAAVVTLKPGSHATEQELRAFVADRLAAFKVPVRIAFWHETLPRNANGKIMKPEVKKILEAMS; from the coding sequence ATGACCGACGCCGCCGCGTCCACCTGGCCCGCCATGTCGATCCAGCAGGCCCACGCCCTGCTCACCGCGCCCGGGGCGCCGTGCGAGATGGAAGAGGTGGTCATCCGGGGCATCCCGACCCGGACCTGGAAAAACGTCCCGGCCACCCTGCGCGACACCCTGGTGGCGGCGCGCGCTCACGGGGAGAAGATCTTCCTCGTCCATGAGAACGAGCGAGTCAGCTTCGAAGCCTTCTACCGCGCCGTCGTCACCTTCGCCGAAGCGCTGAAGGAGAAGGGAATTTCCAAGGGCGATCGCGTGGCCATCGTCATGCGCAACCTGCCCGAATGGCCGGTGGCCTTCTATGCGGCGATGAGCCTGGGGGCCATCGTCACGCCCCTGAACGCCTGGTGGACCGGGGCGGAGCTGGAATACGGCCTGACCGACTCGGGCACCAAGGTCGCCGTCATGGACGTCGAGCGATTCGACCGCCTGGCCGAGCACCTGCCCAACTGTCCCGACCTGCAGCATGTCTTCGTCAGCCGCATGACCGACGAAAACCAGCACCCCTATGTGAGCAAGATCGAGGAGGTGCTGGGCGAGCCCAACAGCTGGAAGGACCTTGCGGAAATCCCGCTCTGCGACGTCGAGCTGGGGCCGGAGGACGACGCCACCATCTTCTACACCTCGGGCACCACCGGCAAACCGAAGGGCGCCCTGGCCACCCATCGCAACATCAACTCCAACATCATGTCCTCGGCCAGCAGCGCCGCCCGCAGCTTCCTGCGCCGGGGCGAACAGCCGCCGGCCCCCGATCCGGACGCGCCGCAGAAGGCGATGATGATCTCGGTGCCCTTCTTCCACGCCACGGGATGCTTCGCGGTGCTGAACCCGGTGATGTTCGGCGGCGGCAAGATCGTCATGATGCGCAAGTGGGACGCCGAACTGGCCATGCAGTTGATCGAGCGAGAGAAGGTCACCGCCGCTGGCGGCGTGCCGACCATCGCCTGGCAGCTGATCGAGCATCCGGCCCGCGAGAAGTACGACCTCTCGAGCCTCGAAAGCGTCTCCTACGGCGGCGCCCCGAGCGCCCCGGAACTGGTCCGCAAGATCAAGGAAACCTGGCCCAAATCCGCCCCCGGCAACGGCTGGGGGATGACCGAAACCAGCGCCACGGCCACCCAGCACGGGGCCGAGGACTACGAGCACCGTCCGACCAGCTGCGGCCCGGCCGTGGCCGTCACCGACCTGAAGATCATGAGCGTCGAGGGCGACCGCGAACTGCCGGTCGGCGAGGTCGGCGAGCTGTGGTGCAAGGGGCCGCAGGTGGTGAAGGGCTATTGGAACAAGCCGGAAGCCACGGCCCAGACCTTCGTCGACGGCTGGGTGAAGACCGGCGACCTGGCGCGGCTCGACGAGGAGGGCTTCTGCTACATCATCGACCGGGCCAAGGACATGCTGATCCGCGGCGGCGAGAACATCTACTGCATCGAGGTCGAGAACGTCCTCTATGACCATCCGGCGGTGATGGACGCCGCCCTGGTCGGGCTGCCGCACAAGCAGCTGGGCGAGGAGCCGGCGGCCGTGGTCACGCTCAAGCCCGGCAGCCACGCCACCGAGCAGGAGCTGCGGGCCTTCGTCGCCGACCGGCTGGCGGCCTTCAAGGTGCCGGTCCGCATCGCCTTCTGGCACGAGACCCTGCCGCGCAACGCCAACGGCAAGATCATGAAGCCCGAGGTGAAGAAGATCCTCGAGGCGATGAGCTAG
- a CDS encoding DUF1801 domain-containing protein, with translation MVQSSAPTVDAYMLEVSRERLPYIQALREACLKALPGWEEKMSYGMPAYGPVGAPDVGVAFNSQKQHVAFYAGQAAIQKFAAELAVPGISCGKGCVRYMNPRKMDFAVIEAMLRDIHDRRQPAC, from the coding sequence ATGGTCCAGTCCAGCGCCCCGACCGTTGACGCCTACATGCTGGAGGTCAGCCGCGAGCGGCTGCCCTACATCCAGGCCCTGCGCGAAGCCTGCCTGAAGGCCCTGCCGGGCTGGGAAGAGAAGATGAGCTACGGCATGCCGGCCTATGGTCCGGTCGGTGCGCCCGACGTCGGCGTGGCGTTCAACAGTCAGAAACAGCACGTCGCCTTCTACGCCGGACAGGCGGCCATCCAGAAGTTCGCGGCCGAGCTGGCCGTGCCGGGGATCAGCTGCGGCAAGGGCTGCGTCCGCTACATGAACCCCAGGAAGATGGATTTCGCCGTCATCGAGGCGATGCTGCGGGACATCCACGACCGGCGCCAACCGGCCTGTTGA
- a CDS encoding amidase: MTELTRRGLLAATAGAGALTAAGCATDTAVTVPANAAPWTPDATEWASRIRKGELTAGELMEATVRKAEALQPKLNFIVNSDFDRALDQAKKGGQTGPFAGVPFLVKDLDDYVGMPTRSGSRWTLGHPPARTQDVYIDSFQRAGLVFFGKSATPEYGFLPTTEPIGYNPTRNPWNPDRSSGGSSGGAAVAVASGVIPMAHASDGGGSIRIPSSNCGLFGLKPSRGRLIDPNPGKSAVDISVNHAVTRTVRDSAALFAATERQDGPLPPIGMVTTPLRRKLKVGLLMTSGSGKAPGPAVAAAIQSTGRLLEGLSHHVEPTDWPMDSVQFGQDFLTLWSSGAAMLVEAVGKAIGRAPDATLLEPFSLGMAQLIATLPPGALQAAIGRLEADVRSYDSWFDRYDVILSPVLATPAVELGYVSGDVPFEELSRRLTDYVGYTPLQNVAGAPSMSVPLDWTEDGLPVGSQICARVGQEKLLFELAYQLEAAQPWAGRKPPISA; encoded by the coding sequence ATGACCGAACTGACACGCCGCGGCCTGCTGGCCGCCACCGCCGGCGCCGGCGCGCTGACCGCCGCCGGCTGCGCGACCGACACAGCCGTCACCGTTCCGGCCAACGCCGCTCCCTGGACCCCCGACGCCACCGAATGGGCGAGCCGCATCCGCAAGGGCGAGCTGACCGCCGGCGAGTTGATGGAAGCCACCGTCCGCAAGGCCGAAGCCCTGCAGCCCAAGCTGAACTTCATCGTCAACTCCGACTTCGACCGCGCCCTCGACCAGGCGAAGAAGGGCGGCCAGACCGGACCGTTCGCCGGCGTCCCCTTTCTGGTCAAGGATCTCGACGACTATGTCGGCATGCCCACCCGGTCGGGCTCCCGCTGGACGCTAGGCCACCCGCCGGCCAGGACCCAGGATGTCTATATCGACTCGTTCCAACGGGCCGGCCTGGTCTTCTTCGGCAAGTCGGCGACGCCGGAGTACGGCTTCCTGCCGACCACCGAGCCGATCGGCTACAACCCCACCCGCAATCCCTGGAACCCGGACCGCAGCAGCGGCGGCTCCTCCGGGGGCGCGGCCGTGGCGGTGGCCAGCGGCGTCATCCCCATGGCCCACGCCAGCGACGGCGGCGGCTCGATCCGCATCCCCTCCAGCAACTGCGGTCTGTTCGGGCTGAAGCCCTCACGCGGCCGGCTGATCGATCCCAACCCGGGCAAGAGCGCCGTCGATATCAGCGTCAACCACGCGGTCACCCGCACGGTCCGCGACTCGGCCGCCCTGTTCGCCGCCACCGAACGCCAGGACGGCCCCCTGCCCCCGATCGGTATGGTCACCACGCCGCTGCGCCGCAAGCTGAAGGTCGGCCTGCTGATGACCAGCGGCAGCGGCAAGGCGCCGGGCCCCGCGGTGGCCGCCGCCATCCAAAGCACCGGCCGCCTGCTGGAAGGCCTCAGCCACCATGTCGAGCCGACCGACTGGCCGATGGACAGCGTCCAGTTCGGCCAGGACTTCCTGACCCTCTGGTCCTCCGGCGCGGCGATGCTGGTCGAGGCGGTCGGCAAGGCGATCGGCCGCGCTCCCGACGCCACCCTGCTTGAGCCTTTCTCCCTGGGCATGGCCCAGCTGATCGCCACCCTGCCGCCCGGCGCGCTGCAAGCGGCCATCGGCCGGCTGGAGGCTGACGTGCGCAGCTACGACAGCTGGTTCGACAGATACGACGTCATCCTGTCGCCGGTCCTGGCCACGCCCGCCGTGGAGCTCGGCTATGTGTCCGGCGACGTTCCGTTCGAGGAACTGTCCCGCCGCCTCACCGACTACGTCGGCTACACCCCGCTGCAGAACGTCGCCGGCGCCCCCTCGATGAGCGTGCCCCTCGACTGGACCGAGGATGGCCTGCCGGTCGGCAGCCAGATCTGCGCCCGCGTCGGCCAGGAGAAGCTGTTGTTCGAACTGGCCTATCAGCTGGAGGCGGCCCAACCCTGGGCCGGCCGCAAGCCGCCGATCAGCGCCTGA
- a CDS encoding nucleoside transporter C-terminal domain-containing protein — protein MFRLENAQSLIGLAATLLICWVVSENRKGFPWRLAIGALAVQVGLIFLLFGVPALQGVVLGISGAVDGLAAGTAKGTQFVFGYLGGGPSPYPIDNPGAAFVFAFQVLPLILVISALSALLWHWKILKWIIKGFGFLFEKTMGMGGASATATAANIFVGMVETPIIIRAYLDKLTRSELFMMMVVGLATVAGSTMVAYALVLKATLPNAAAHVLVASVVSAPAGVLLARIIVPEKKGEGGVNVDYTSLLRYESSIDAISKGVADGLMVVLNISAILIVFVALVAIGNEILGLLPAVGGEKVSVERILGILFAPLAWSLGIDWNEAGKAGYLLGVKLMLTEFIGFIQLGAIPAGEMSERTRMIMTYALCGFANVGSVGITVSGLGVLMPERRAEVIGMVWKALLGGFLATCMTAAVVGAMPRELFGIAPDAAPAAASAPTVEQPKVPVDAPKP, from the coding sequence ATGTTTCGTCTGGAGAACGCCCAGAGCCTGATCGGGCTGGCGGCGACCCTGCTGATCTGCTGGGTGGTGTCCGAGAACCGCAAGGGCTTTCCATGGCGCCTGGCCATCGGCGCGCTGGCCGTGCAGGTCGGGCTGATCTTCCTGCTGTTCGGCGTGCCGGCCCTGCAGGGGGTGGTGCTGGGCATCAGCGGCGCGGTCGACGGGCTGGCGGCGGGCACCGCCAAGGGAACGCAGTTCGTGTTCGGCTACCTGGGCGGCGGCCCCTCGCCCTATCCGATCGACAACCCCGGCGCGGCCTTCGTCTTCGCCTTCCAGGTGCTGCCGCTGATCCTGGTGATCTCGGCCCTGTCGGCGCTGCTCTGGCACTGGAAGATCCTCAAGTGGATCATCAAGGGCTTCGGCTTCCTGTTCGAGAAGACCATGGGCATGGGCGGCGCCTCGGCGACGGCGACAGCCGCCAACATCTTCGTCGGCATGGTCGAAACGCCCATCATCATCAGGGCTTACCTCGACAAGCTGACGCGCTCCGAACTGTTCATGATGATGGTCGTCGGCCTGGCCACGGTGGCCGGCTCGACCATGGTGGCCTATGCCCTGGTACTGAAGGCGACCCTGCCGAATGCGGCCGCCCACGTGCTCGTCGCCTCGGTGGTTTCGGCGCCGGCCGGGGTTCTGCTGGCCCGGATCATCGTGCCCGAGAAGAAGGGCGAGGGCGGGGTCAATGTCGATTACACCTCGCTGCTGCGCTACGAGAGTTCCATCGACGCCATTTCCAAGGGCGTGGCGGACGGTCTGATGGTGGTGCTGAACATCAGCGCCATCCTGATCGTCTTCGTGGCCCTGGTGGCCATCGGCAACGAGATCCTCGGCCTGCTGCCCGCCGTCGGCGGTGAGAAGGTCAGTGTCGAGCGGATCCTCGGCATCCTGTTCGCGCCGCTGGCCTGGTCGTTGGGCATCGACTGGAACGAGGCGGGCAAGGCCGGCTATCTGCTGGGGGTCAAGCTGATGCTGACCGAGTTCATCGGCTTCATCCAGCTGGGCGCCATCCCGGCCGGCGAGATGAGCGAGCGGACCCGGATGATCATGACCTATGCCCTGTGCGGCTTCGCCAATGTCGGGTCGGTGGGGATCACGGTGTCCGGGTTGGGCGTGCTGATGCCCGAGCGGCGCGCCGAGGTGATCGGCATGGTCTGGAAGGCGCTGCTGGGCGGCTTCCTGGCCACCTGCATGACCGCCGCCGTGGTCGGCGCCATGCCGCGCGAGCTGTTCGGCATCGCGCCGGACGCAGCCCCGGCCGCGGCCTCGGCGCCGACTGTCGAACAACCCAAGGTGCCGGTCGACGCGCCGAAACCATAA
- a CDS encoding glutathione S-transferase, which translates to MKLYDSFRAPNPRRVRWFLAEKGNPAGVEVVNLDVFKGEHRTESFLAKAGLPNVPALEIDDDTTITESVAICRYLESLYPEPNMFGCDPREAAVFEMWLRRVEMMLATPLMLAVRHSHPALAALETQVPEIAASNLAGGTRAIKVFNRQLKDSEFIAGDRISMADIVAATAIDFSRMAKFAIPEEMEAARRWYDSMMARPAAAAGVK; encoded by the coding sequence ATGAAACTCTACGACAGCTTCCGCGCGCCCAATCCGCGCCGTGTGCGCTGGTTCCTGGCCGAGAAGGGCAATCCGGCGGGCGTCGAGGTGGTCAACCTCGATGTCTTCAAGGGCGAGCACAGGACCGAGAGCTTCCTCGCCAAGGCCGGTCTGCCCAATGTGCCGGCCCTGGAGATCGACGACGACACGACGATCACCGAGTCGGTGGCCATCTGCCGCTATCTGGAGAGCCTCTATCCCGAGCCCAACATGTTCGGCTGCGATCCCCGCGAGGCGGCCGTGTTCGAGATGTGGCTGCGGCGGGTCGAGATGATGCTGGCCACGCCCCTGATGCTGGCGGTGCGCCACAGCCACCCGGCCCTGGCGGCGCTGGAAACCCAGGTGCCGGAGATTGCCGCCAGCAACCTGGCGGGCGGCACGCGGGCCATCAAGGTCTTCAACCGCCAGCTGAAGGACAGCGAATTCATCGCCGGCGACCGCATCAGCATGGCCGACATCGTCGCCGCCACGGCGATCGACTTCTCACGCATGGCCAAGTTCGCCATCCCCGAGGAGATGGAGGCGGCGCGGCGCTGGTACGATTCCATGATGGCCCGGCCGGCGGCGGCCGCGGGGGTCAAGTGA
- a CDS encoding PaaI family thioesterase produces the protein MADGTETGSSGPRLITEGEWAGWKSWSSDPFENQSGPFYFKEEADGSVRCGFRAEQNHMNGGGFMHGGCMLTFADFCLFAIAHRELEGGHSVTVSLGGEFLGPAHVGDLIECNGEVTKAGKSMVFVRGLIRTGDSPMMSFSGVVKRVARRL, from the coding sequence ATGGCGGACGGCACTGAGACGGGTTCGAGCGGACCGCGCCTGATCACCGAGGGCGAGTGGGCCGGGTGGAAATCCTGGAGCAGTGATCCGTTCGAGAACCAGTCCGGCCCCTTCTACTTCAAGGAAGAGGCCGACGGTTCTGTCCGTTGCGGTTTCCGGGCCGAGCAGAACCATATGAACGGCGGCGGTTTCATGCATGGCGGCTGCATGCTGACCTTCGCCGACTTCTGCTTGTTCGCCATCGCCCACCGCGAGCTGGAGGGCGGCCATTCGGTCACCGTCAGCCTGGGCGGCGAGTTCCTCGGCCCCGCCCATGTCGGCGACCTGATCGAATGCAACGGCGAGGTGACCAAGGCCGGCAAGTCGATGGTCTTCGTGCGCGGCCTGATCCGCACCGGCGACAGCCCGATGATGAGCTTCTCAGGCGTCGTCAAACGCGTCGCCCGCCGCCTGTAG